Proteins encoded together in one Anoxybacillus flavithermus window:
- the parE gene encoding DNA topoisomerase IV subunit B: protein MIVTDKQLLTYNEDAIQVLEGLEAVRKRPGMYIGSTDSRGLHHLVYEIVDNAVDEALAGYGRRIVVTIHNDQSVSVQDEGRGMPTGMHKLGKPTPEVILTVLHAGGKFGQGGYKTSGGLHGVGASVVNALSEWLEVTIHRDGFIYYQRFEHGGKPVTTLEKIGVTKQTGTKIQFKPDPTIFSTTTFHYETISERLRESAFLLKGLKIELYDERTGLRDTFYYENGIEAFVQYLNEEKDALHPVVFFNGEQSDIEVEFAFQFHDGYSENMLSFVNHVRTKDGGTHEIGAKTAMTRVFNEYARKVGLLKERDKNLEGTDIREGLSAIISVRIPEALLQFEGQTKGKLGTPEARSAVEVVVSEKLTYFLNENPDIATLLIKKAIRAFQAREAARKAREEARSGKKRKGKEHVLSGKLTPAQTRNPKKNELYLVEGDSAGGSAKQGRDRRFQAVLPLRGKVINTEKAKLTDIFKNEEINTIIHAIGGGVGADFSLDDIHYDKVIIMTDADTDGAHIQVLLLTFFYRYMRPLIEAGKVFIALPPLYKVSKKVGKKEVVEYAWTDEQLQSILKKVGKGYTIQRYKGLGEMNADQLWETTMNPETRTLIRVRIDDAARAERRVTTLMGDKVEPRRKWIESNVQFGLEDDMNILENDHVMTAEGE, encoded by the coding sequence ATGATTGTGACAGATAAGCAGCTTCTTACATATAACGAAGACGCCATTCAAGTGTTAGAAGGGTTAGAGGCGGTTCGTAAACGTCCGGGGATGTATATTGGAAGTACAGATAGTCGCGGTTTGCATCATCTTGTATATGAAATTGTTGATAATGCGGTTGATGAGGCGCTCGCAGGATATGGGAGACGCATTGTTGTAACGATACATAACGATCAAAGTGTAAGCGTGCAAGATGAAGGACGTGGGATGCCTACAGGCATGCATAAGTTAGGAAAGCCGACTCCCGAAGTTATTTTAACGGTATTACATGCTGGAGGAAAATTTGGGCAAGGTGGCTATAAAACGAGCGGTGGGTTACACGGTGTTGGCGCTTCTGTTGTGAATGCTTTGTCTGAGTGGTTAGAAGTGACCATTCATCGTGATGGGTTTATATATTATCAACGGTTTGAACATGGTGGAAAACCTGTGACTACACTTGAGAAAATCGGAGTAACAAAACAAACAGGGACAAAAATTCAATTCAAACCAGACCCAACGATTTTTAGCACAACGACGTTTCATTACGAAACGATTAGTGAACGGTTGAGAGAATCTGCATTTTTATTAAAGGGGTTAAAAATTGAATTATACGATGAACGAACAGGTTTGCGCGATACATTTTATTACGAAAACGGCATTGAGGCGTTTGTGCAATATTTAAATGAGGAAAAAGACGCGCTTCACCCTGTTGTATTTTTTAATGGTGAGCAAAGTGATATTGAAGTCGAGTTTGCTTTCCAATTTCATGACGGATACTCAGAAAACATGCTTTCTTTTGTAAACCATGTCCGTACGAAAGATGGAGGGACGCATGAAATTGGGGCTAAAACAGCGATGACTCGCGTGTTTAATGAATATGCACGAAAAGTAGGTTTATTAAAAGAAAGAGATAAAAACTTAGAAGGGACAGACATCCGTGAAGGATTATCTGCCATCATTTCTGTTCGCATTCCAGAAGCACTTTTGCAATTTGAAGGGCAAACGAAAGGCAAATTAGGAACACCTGAAGCTCGTTCCGCTGTTGAAGTTGTCGTTAGTGAAAAACTGACGTATTTTTTAAATGAAAACCCAGATATTGCAACGCTGTTAATTAAAAAAGCGATTCGCGCGTTTCAAGCGCGTGAGGCTGCACGAAAAGCTCGGGAAGAAGCAAGGTCGGGGAAAAAGCGCAAGGGAAAAGAGCACGTATTAAGCGGAAAGTTAACGCCTGCTCAAACGCGAAATCCCAAAAAAAATGAGTTGTATTTAGTTGAAGGGGATTCAGCTGGTGGATCTGCGAAACAAGGTCGTGATCGTCGCTTTCAAGCTGTATTACCTCTTCGTGGAAAAGTGATTAACACGGAAAAAGCGAAATTAACCGATATTTTTAAAAACGAAGAAATTAATACAATCATTCATGCCATTGGTGGCGGTGTCGGGGCTGATTTTTCACTCGATGATATTCATTATGACAAAGTGATCATTATGACTGACGCGGATACAGACGGTGCGCATATTCAAGTATTGTTGTTAACGTTCTTTTATCGCTATATGCGACCGCTTATTGAAGCGGGCAAAGTGTTTATCGCTCTTCCACCGCTGTATAAAGTGAGTAAAAAAGTTGGCAAAAAGGAAGTTGTGGAATATGCATGGACGGATGAACAATTGCAGTCGATTTTGAAAAAGGTCGGGAAAGGATATACAATTCAACGTTACAAAGGACTCGGTGAGATGAATGCCGATCAATTATGGGAGACGACAATGAACCCTGAAACACGGACGCTTATTCGTGTTCGTATTGATGATGCAGCCCGTGCAGAACGTCGTGTAACAACATTAATGGGCGATAAAGTAGAACCGAGAAGGAAATGGATTGAATCAAATGTGCAATTCGGTTTAGAGGACGATATGAATATTTTAGAAAACGATCATGTGATGACAGCTGAGGGGGAATAA
- a CDS encoding CoA-binding protein, giving the protein MGPSREQIKQILNKAKRIAVVGLSDRPERTSYMVAKAMKEAGYDIIPVNPLIKEWEGIPAVATLTDIEGHVDIVNVFRRSEHLREIAEQFVQMDADVFWAQLGVYDEGVYHDLTKKGYTVVMDRCIKVEHALTR; this is encoded by the coding sequence ATGGGTCCAAGTCGTGAACAAATTAAACAAATTTTAAACAAGGCGAAGCGAATTGCTGTGGTAGGATTGTCAGATCGTCCGGAGCGTACATCTTATATGGTTGCAAAAGCAATGAAAGAGGCAGGCTACGACATTATTCCAGTTAACCCTCTTATTAAAGAGTGGGAAGGCATTCCAGCCGTTGCTACGTTAACAGATATCGAAGGACATGTCGATATTGTTAATGTGTTCCGTCGCTCTGAACATTTGCGTGAAATCGCTGAACAGTTTGTTCAAATGGATGCAGACGTGTTTTGGGCGCAATTAGGTGTATATGATGAAGGCGTATATCATGATTTAACAAAAAAAGGGTATACGGTTGTGATGGATCGCTGCATCAAAGTAGAACATGCGCTCACACGGTAA
- the plsY gene encoding glycerol-3-phosphate 1-O-acyltransferase PlsY, which yields MSVLLVIFSYLLGSIPFALIVGKIGYGIDIREHGSGNLGGTNTFRVLGGKAGLIVTIADILKGTLAASLPILFSVDIHPLLTGMFAVFGHTYPVFAQFRGGKAVATSGGVLLFYSPVLFMTMLAVFFLILYISKYVSLSSMLTGVYATVYAFVWTDDVPLRIVVTLLTLFVFYRHRANIKRILNKTEPKVKWL from the coding sequence ATGTCTGTTTTGCTTGTGATTTTCAGTTACTTACTTGGTTCAATTCCGTTCGCATTGATCGTTGGAAAAATAGGGTATGGAATTGACATACGTGAACACGGGAGCGGCAATTTAGGTGGAACAAATACATTTCGCGTGCTCGGTGGAAAAGCGGGATTAATTGTGACAATTGCTGATATTTTAAAAGGGACGTTAGCCGCGAGTCTACCTATATTGTTTTCTGTAGATATTCACCCGCTTCTTACAGGAATGTTTGCTGTGTTTGGTCATACATATCCGGTGTTTGCTCAATTTCGCGGTGGAAAAGCGGTTGCTACATCTGGTGGAGTGTTGTTATTTTATTCACCCGTTCTATTTATGACGATGTTAGCTGTCTTTTTTCTCATTCTATATATATCAAAATACGTTTCACTTTCATCTATGTTAACAGGCGTGTATGCGACCGTCTATGCATTCGTGTGGACAGATGACGTTCCTTTGCGCATTGTCGTCACATTATTAACACTTTTTGTGTTTTATCGTCACCGAGCGAACATAAAACGTATTTTAAACAAAACAGAACCGAAAGTGAAGTGGTTATAG
- a CDS encoding RsmF rRNA methyltransferase first C-terminal domain-containing protein — protein MATCHLPKQFVTKMNALLRDEAERFFATYNEEKVNGLRINSLKVSPSTFLNISPWELEPIPFCPTGFYYYNAQPGKHPYHAAGLYYIQEPSAMFVAEVLAPSPGERVLDLCAAPGGKTTQLAAMMNNEGFLLANEIHPKRVKALSENIERLGITNTVVTNETPEKLSETFEEFFDKILVDAPCSGEGMFRKDAEAIQFWSLEHVQKCAQTQRHILSCAYKMLSEGGTLVYSTCTFSPEENEQIIDWFLATYEDMELIPIEKEDGIQPGVSHWTNTHRGNIAHTARLWPHHLKGEGHFVAKMRKRGSTKHWNGKTVACNVPKVMWRDYETFMNHTIQTPIKGTMYAFGTHLFALPHSCPRLDGLKVVRPGLHIGEWKKNRFEPNHALAMALTKQQVQAYLSLTFEESLRYMKGETLQTNGDRGWILVTIDGYPLGWGKEVKGVVKNFYPKGLRIK, from the coding sequence GTGGCTACATGTCATTTACCAAAACAATTTGTAACGAAAATGAATGCTTTGCTTCGAGATGAAGCGGAGCGTTTTTTTGCGACGTACAATGAAGAAAAAGTCAACGGTTTACGGATCAATTCATTGAAAGTATCACCATCAACATTTTTAAACATAAGCCCATGGGAACTTGAACCGATCCCTTTTTGTCCTACAGGATTTTATTATTACAACGCCCAACCCGGAAAACATCCATATCATGCTGCCGGATTGTATTACATTCAAGAACCTAGCGCCATGTTTGTCGCTGAAGTGCTTGCCCCATCTCCAGGAGAACGAGTGCTCGACTTATGCGCAGCACCGGGGGGGAAAACGACACAATTAGCAGCGATGATGAATAACGAAGGTTTTCTACTGGCAAACGAAATTCATCCAAAACGCGTCAAAGCTTTATCTGAAAATATTGAACGGCTCGGAATTACAAATACTGTTGTGACAAATGAAACGCCTGAAAAATTATCGGAAACGTTTGAAGAGTTTTTTGATAAAATTTTAGTTGACGCTCCATGTTCAGGAGAAGGCATGTTTCGAAAAGACGCAGAAGCGATCCAATTTTGGAGTTTAGAACACGTTCAAAAATGTGCACAAACACAACGGCACATTTTATCATGTGCTTATAAGATGTTAAGCGAAGGAGGCACACTCGTTTACTCGACATGCACATTTTCTCCAGAAGAAAACGAGCAAATCATTGACTGGTTTTTAGCAACTTACGAGGATATGGAATTAATACCAATTGAAAAAGAAGATGGTATTCAACCAGGTGTGTCACATTGGACAAACACACATCGTGGAAACATTGCACATACAGCAAGGCTCTGGCCGCATCATCTAAAAGGGGAAGGACATTTCGTTGCGAAAATGCGCAAACGAGGGAGCACAAAACATTGGAATGGAAAAACAGTTGCATGTAACGTCCCTAAAGTGATGTGGCGTGATTATGAAACGTTTATGAATCATACCATCCAAACACCAATAAAAGGAACGATGTATGCGTTTGGCACGCACTTATTTGCCCTCCCACATTCATGCCCTCGCTTAGATGGTTTAAAAGTCGTCCGCCCTGGTCTCCATATCGGGGAATGGAAAAAAAATCGCTTTGAACCAAACCACGCTTTAGCGATGGCATTAACAAAACAACAAGTACAAGCATATCTGTCTCTTACATTTGAAGAAAGCCTCCGATATATGAAAGGAGAAACATTACAAACGAACGGAGATCGTGGATGGATATTAGTGACTATTGATGGATATCCGCTTGGTTGGGGCAAAGAAGTAAAAGGAGTTGTAAAAAACTTTTATCCTAAAGGATTGCGAATCAAATAG
- a CDS encoding YpmS family protein encodes MKWKVLFFSLLGINSLVMALLLFYMFQSSPSPYISNVNVEGPTFTVQTSKQHLNALVNDYIQKHEKKGGLPYNVQLADRLYITSAIPIFGKPVDLTMAFDPKVDENGHVVLAHPTMTFGQLRLPVPYVLTYINKHASLPNWVKIDAKHERIYIVVSNIRIKEGLVLKAKTFDLNKNDITFTVTITK; translated from the coding sequence GTGAAGTGGAAAGTGTTATTTTTTAGTTTGTTAGGAATAAATAGTTTAGTGATGGCGTTATTACTTTTTTATATGTTTCAATCATCTCCTTCCCCATATATATCGAATGTTAACGTGGAAGGACCGACATTTACTGTTCAAACATCTAAACAACATCTAAATGCGTTAGTGAACGACTATATTCAGAAGCATGAAAAAAAAGGTGGTTTGCCTTACAATGTTCAATTAGCTGATCGGTTGTATATAACAAGTGCTATCCCGATATTTGGAAAGCCTGTTGATTTGACAATGGCATTTGATCCAAAGGTGGATGAGAATGGTCATGTTGTACTTGCTCATCCGACGATGACGTTTGGGCAACTCCGTTTACCTGTACCGTATGTATTAACGTATATCAATAAACATGCTTCATTGCCAAATTGGGTGAAAATCGATGCGAAACATGAACGCATTTATATTGTTGTAAGCAACATTCGTATAAAAGAAGGACTCGTGTTGAAGGCGAAAACGTTCGATTTAAATAAAAATGATATCACTTTTACAGTTACTATAACAAAATAA
- a CDS encoding SGNH/GDSL hydrolase family protein → MNKLLLLFLCVCLVGCSSTSTTTVPTTIQENEQEQIKPRDLHVVALGDSLTKGVGDGKGGYVTFIKQYLEQREDVNKVFVQNFGKRGLRSEQLTDVIMNNESVIRKADVILITIGGNDVMKVVRSHFLSLTYELFVKEQQMFASRLDEQLQLLRYMNPDAYIVLSGLYNPFSSAFPNIPEMDEIIHMWNEGSKKVISRYDRALFVPIDDLFEERDDILYDDQFHPNTRGYELIAQRMYEHLQKHEEWIGE, encoded by the coding sequence ATGAACAAACTGCTTCTTCTATTTCTTTGTGTATGTTTAGTCGGATGTTCCTCGACCTCTACAACTACTGTCCCAACGACCATACAAGAAAATGAACAAGAACAAATAAAGCCACGTGATTTACATGTTGTAGCGTTAGGTGATTCGTTAACGAAAGGGGTAGGGGATGGTAAAGGTGGCTATGTCACATTCATTAAGCAATATTTAGAGCAACGTGAAGATGTGAATAAGGTGTTTGTTCAAAATTTTGGCAAACGGGGGTTGCGTAGTGAACAACTAACTGATGTCATCATGAACAATGAATCGGTCATTCGAAAAGCAGATGTTATTTTGATTACAATTGGCGGAAACGATGTCATGAAAGTTGTCCGGTCACATTTTTTATCCTTAACGTATGAATTGTTTGTTAAAGAACAACAGATGTTTGCTTCCCGACTTGACGAGCAATTGCAACTTCTTCGCTATATGAATCCAGATGCTTATATTGTACTTAGCGGGTTATACAATCCGTTTTCTTCAGCATTTCCAAATATACCAGAAATGGATGAGATTATACACATGTGGAACGAGGGAAGTAAGAAAGTGATCTCGCGTTATGATCGTGCGCTATTTGTACCTATTGACGATTTGTTTGAAGAACGTGATGATATATTGTATGACGATCAATTTCATCCGAACACACGTGGCTATGAACTAATCGCACAACGTATGTATGAACATCTACAAAAACACGAAGAATGGATAGGAGAATAA
- a CDS encoding SCO family protein translates to MKRIRLWLFAVLLLSLVACQQAIPDAKNWPIEDFTFTDQHGQQFGLADLKGKVWVADFIFTRCTDVCPPMTANMAKLQKMAKEKGLDVHFVSFSVDPENDTPDALKTYVEKFQGDLSNWHLLTGYTQQDIERFAQKNFKAVVKKPQEGDQVIHGTDFYLVDQNGTIVKYYSGLNDVPYEEILKHIDMLQE, encoded by the coding sequence GTTGTCGCTTGTCGCTTGTCAGCAAGCGATTCCAGATGCAAAAAATTGGCCGATCGAAGATTTCACATTTACTGACCAACATGGTCAACAGTTTGGTCTAGCTGATTTAAAAGGAAAAGTGTGGGTAGCCGATTTTATTTTCACACGATGTACTGACGTTTGTCCACCGATGACAGCAAATATGGCGAAACTACAAAAAATGGCTAAGGAAAAAGGGTTAGATGTGCACTTTGTTTCATTTAGTGTAGATCCCGAAAACGATACACCAGATGCGTTAAAAACGTATGTTGAAAAGTTTCAAGGAGATTTAAGTAATTGGCACTTACTTACAGGTTACACCCAACAAGACATTGAACGCTTTGCGCAGAAAAACTTTAAAGCCGTTGTAAAAAAGCCACAAGAAGGGGATCAAGTCATTCACGGTACAGATTTCTATCTCGTTGACCAAAATGGAACGATCGTGAAGTATTATAGTGGCTTAAACGATGTACCGTACGAAGAAATTTTAAAACATATTGACATGTTACAAGAATAA